In the Halorubrum ruber genome, GGGCGACCGCGACGTGGTCGCCGCGGACGCCGTGATGAACATCGACGAGGACGCGCTGTTCCGCCAGCCCGACCTCGCCGAGATGGCCCAGGAGTCCTACGAGGACGACCTCGAACGCAAGGCCGGCGAGTACGGCTTCGACTACGTCCGCCTCTCCGGGAACGTCGGCATCATCGGCAACGGCGCCGGCCTCGTGATGACGACGCTGGACTTGGTCGACTACTACGGCGGCGCGCCCGCCAACTTCCTCGACATCGGCGGCGGCGCGAAGGCCGAGCGCGTCACGCAGGCGCTCGACATGGTGTTCTCCGACGACAACGTCGACGCCGTCGTGTTCAACATCTTCGGCGGGATCACCCGCGGCGACGAGGTCGCCAAGGGGATCAACGAGGCCTTAGAGGGGTTCGACGAGATTCCCAAGAAGGTCGTCGTCCGGCTCGCTGGCACGAACGCCGAGGAGGGGATGGAGATTCTGAACACCGACCTCGTGGAGGTCGAGAAGACGCTGGAGGACGCGGTCCAGCGCGCGGTGAAGAACGCGGATGAGGTGACCCAATGAGCATTTTCGTCGACGACGACACCAGAGTGGTGGTCCAGGGGATCACCGGCGGGGAGGGGAAGTTCCACGCCGGCCAGATGATCGAGTACGGCACCAACGTCGTCGCCGGCGCGGTGCCCGGCAAGGGCGGCCAAGAGGTCCACGGCGTCCCCGTCTACGACACCGTCGACGAGGCCGTCGAGGCGGAGGACGCGGACGCCTCCGTCATCTTCGTGCCGCCGGCGTTCGCCGCCGACGCGATCTTCGAGTCGCTCGACACGGACCTCGACCTCGCGGTCGCGATCACCGAGGGGATCCCGACGCAGGACATGGCGAAGGTGAACAAGCGGCTGAGCGAGACCGACACCCGCCTCATCGGTCCGAACTGTCCCGGGATCATCACCCCCGGCGAGGCGAAGCTCGGCATCCTCCCCGGTAACATCTTCTCCGAGGGGAACGTCGGGCTCGTCTCCCGCTCCGGCACGCTCACCTACCAGGTCGTCGACAACCTCACCGAGCGCGGGCTCGGCCAGTCGACCGCCATCGGCATCGGTGGCGACCCGATCATCGGTACCTCCTTCGTCGACGCCTTAGAGGCCTTCGAGGCCGACACCGACACCGACGCCGTCGTGATGTGCGGCGAGATCGGCGGGGAGGACGAAGAGCAGGCCGCGAAGTTCATCGGCGAGCACATGGACACGCCGGTCGCCGGCTTCATCGCCGGCCGCACGGCGCCGCCGGGAAAGCGCATGGGCCACGCGGGCGCCATCGTCTCCGGCTCCGGCACGGGCACGGCGCAGTCGAAGATCGACGCGCTCAACGACGCGGGCGTCCCCGTCGGCGACACCCCCGAGGAGGTCGCCGACCACGTCGAAGACTTCTTGTAGGCGCTCGCACATCGCCGTTCTCCGGCGGCGAGCCCGATTTTCAGTCCCGGTATCCGAAGCGAAAACTAAAATTACTGGTAGGGAAACACACACACAGCATGAGTCCCGCCCCCGACGACCCGCCGCCCGACCCCGGTGCGGATGCGAACGACTCGTCGGGACCGCCCGGCGACGGCGGCGCGAGCCGCGTCCTGTTCGTCGACGACGAGCCCGGGGCGGCCGACCTCGCCGCGACTCACGTCGAGCGGCTCGTGGACGGGATCGAGACGGTGACGCGGCTGTCGCCGGACGAGGCGCTGGACGTAGTCCGCGAGGGGCGCGTCGACTGCGTCGTCAGCGACTTCGACATGCCGGGGGCGGACGGGCTCGAACTGCTGGAGTCGATCCGCGACATCGACCCGGGGCTCCCCTTCGTGCTGTTCACGGGGAAGGGGAGCGAGGAAATCGCGAGCGACGCGATCTCCGCGGGCGTCACCGACTACCTCCAGAAGGGGGCGGGCCGGGACCGCTACGAGATGCTCGCCAACAGCGTCGCGAACGCGCTCGGCCGCCGCCGGGCCGAGCGCGACCTCCGCGAGGTGAACGCGAAGGTCACGGCGATCCACGAGTTTGCGACGGCGCTGGCGTCCGTGACCGAGGTTTCGACGGTGTTCGAGCGCACGGTCGACGCGGCCGAGGAGATCCTTGAGTTCGACCGCTGCGTCACCGCCCGCCGGCACGGCGACCGGGTCGTCCCCGCCGTACTCTCCGAGAGCGTCACCGATGACGAGGTCCGGACGTTCGAGGTCGGCGAGGGCGTCGTCGGGACCACGGTCGCGGAGGAGGAGACGATGGTGGTCGACAACCTCAGCGTCGACCCCGCGGACCCGGACGAGTTAGAGGACCCCTCCTCCCCGGGTCGGCCGACCGCCGGGGCCGACCGGCGGGAGGGGTCCGAGGTGGCGGACCCGGTCGCCGACGACATCCGGTCGGCGATCAGCGTTCCGATCGGCTCGCACGGCGTGTTGCAGGCCGTCTCCAACGGCTACGCCGCGTTCGACGAGCGCGACGTGGAGTTCGCTGAACTGATCGCCTCGCACGCCGCGAACGCGATCGAGCGGATCGAGACGGAGGCCGAGCTCCGGCGGGAGCGCGACCGGCTGACGGCGCTGTTCCACGACCTCCCGCTCCCGGCGGTGCGTACCGTCGCGCTCGGGGAGAGCGAGCGCCGCCTCGACGCCGCGAACGACGCGTTCGAGCGGACGTTCGGCTACGGCGCAGACAGCGGGTACGAGGAGGTCCGCGAGGCGATTATCCCGGACGACGCCAACCGACTCGACCCGGAGTCGGTACTCGAACGCGACGAGCCCTCCCGGCTCGAAGTGCGTCGTCGGACCACGGACGGGTTGCGAGACTTCATCCTCCACGTGATCCCGGTCATGGAGCCTGACGAGACCGTCATCTACAGCGTCTACGCGGACATCGGCGAACAGAAGCGCGTCGAGCGCACGCTCCGGCGGCTCCACGCGACGACCCGCGAGATGTTCGGCGGCGAGGACCGCGAGGGGGTCGCGGCGGTGGCCGCCCGGGCGGCGATCGACATCCTCGAGTTCCCAAGCAGCGGCGTCAGGCTGTACGATCCCGAGGCGAACGTCCTCCGCCCGACGGCGATAAGCGCGGAGGCGACCGAGGCGCTCGGCGAACGACCGGCGTTCGGCCCCGGCGACGGGCGCATCTGGGACGCGTTCGACGACGGCGAGCCGATCGTGGTCGACGACCTCGACGCTGTCGACAGCCCGGTCGGGTACGGCGACCACCGGAGCCTCCTCGTTGTTCCCCTCGGCGAGCACGGCGTGATGCCGCTCGGGTCGCGCGAGCCGGGCTTCTTCGACGACACGGACCTCCAGCTGGCCCGCGTCCTCGCCGCCAACGTCACGGTCGCGCTTGACCACGCCGAGCGGACCGAGCAGCTCCGCGACCGCGACGCCGCGCTCCAGCGGGAGATCGACCGGCTGGAGAAGTTCGCGGGGTTCGTCTCCCACGACCTCCGAAACCCGCTCAACGTCGCCGCCGGGCGGACCGACCTGGCCCGGTCGCTGACGGACGACGCCGCCGTCATCGAAGAGCTCGACCGGGTCGAGGACGCGCACGACCGGATGACGCAGCTGATCGACGACCTCCTCGCGCTGGCGCGGCAGGGGCGGACCGTCGACGAGATCGAGTCCGTCCCGCTGGACGAGGCCGCCGAGCGCGCGTGGCGCACCGTCGACACCGACGACGCGACGCTCGACGTCTCCGAGGCGACGGCCGCGATCGAGGCGGACCCAGAGCGGCTCCGCACGTTGTTCGAGAACCTGTTCACAAATAGTGTGGAACACGGTTCCACGAACGGTCGGTCGGACCCTGACGGCAGCGTCGAGCACAGCTCGGACACCGACGCCGAACGCGACACCGACGCCGCAGACCTCACCGTCTCCGTCGGGTCGCTCCCGGACGGGTTCTACGTCGCCGACGACGGGGTCGGCTTCGA is a window encoding:
- the sucD gene encoding succinate--CoA ligase subunit alpha, giving the protein MSIFVDDDTRVVVQGITGGEGKFHAGQMIEYGTNVVAGAVPGKGGQEVHGVPVYDTVDEAVEAEDADASVIFVPPAFAADAIFESLDTDLDLAVAITEGIPTQDMAKVNKRLSETDTRLIGPNCPGIITPGEAKLGILPGNIFSEGNVGLVSRSGTLTYQVVDNLTERGLGQSTAIGIGGDPIIGTSFVDALEAFEADTDTDAVVMCGEIGGEDEEQAAKFIGEHMDTPVAGFIAGRTAPPGKRMGHAGAIVSGSGTGTAQSKIDALNDAGVPVGDTPEEVADHVEDFL
- a CDS encoding hybrid sensor histidine kinase/response regulator → MSPAPDDPPPDPGADANDSSGPPGDGGASRVLFVDDEPGAADLAATHVERLVDGIETVTRLSPDEALDVVREGRVDCVVSDFDMPGADGLELLESIRDIDPGLPFVLFTGKGSEEIASDAISAGVTDYLQKGAGRDRYEMLANSVANALGRRRAERDLREVNAKVTAIHEFATALASVTEVSTVFERTVDAAEEILEFDRCVTARRHGDRVVPAVLSESVTDDEVRTFEVGEGVVGTTVAEEETMVVDNLSVDPADPDELEDPSSPGRPTAGADRREGSEVADPVADDIRSAISVPIGSHGVLQAVSNGYAAFDERDVEFAELIASHAANAIERIETEAELRRERDRLTALFHDLPLPAVRTVALGESERRLDAANDAFERTFGYGADSGYEEVREAIIPDDANRLDPESVLERDEPSRLEVRRRTTDGLRDFILHVIPVMEPDETVIYSVYADIGEQKRVERTLRRLHATTREMFGGEDREGVAAVAARAAIDILEFPSSGVRLYDPEANVLRPTAISAEATEALGERPAFGPGDGRIWDAFDDGEPIVVDDLDAVDSPVGYGDHRSLLVVPLGEHGVMPLGSREPGFFDDTDLQLARVLAANVTVALDHAERTEQLRDRDAALQREIDRLEKFAGFVSHDLRNPLNVAAGRTDLARSLTDDAAVIEELDRVEDAHDRMTQLIDDLLALARQGRTVDEIESVPLDEAAERAWRTVDTDDATLDVSEATAAIEADPERLRTLFENLFTNSVEHGSTNGRSDPDGSVEHSSDTDAERDTDAADLTVSVGSLPDGFYVADDGVGFDIDPEEATEYGRSSAPNGTGFGLAIVREIAAAHGWELSIDGDDGARFEFRDQTTI